A region from the Geobacillus vulcani PSS1 genome encodes:
- a CDS encoding FAD binding domain-containing protein, producing MVPFDFAYYRPQSIAEATALFLALERDRKRPLYYSGGTEILTLSRLNLVRTAAVIDIKAIPECRALEASADPLVLGAALSLTELEEANPFPLLTKAAREVADRTARNQITLGGNICGQIFYRETALPLFVAEADVIVAGPYGIRQCRFLDLFHQQLQLGRGEFVVQFKVDRATATLPHFHRKRRKQGEVGYPLVTIAALKKDEAVRVAFSGVCPFPFRLAEVEAHLNDRSRPIGERIQAAIAAFPRPILHDIEGSADYRLFVAAQLLEDALRELGETI from the coding sequence ATGGTTCCGTTTGATTTTGCCTACTACCGGCCGCAGTCGATTGCCGAAGCGACAGCGCTATTCTTGGCGCTTGAACGTGACAGAAAACGACCGCTTTACTACAGCGGCGGCACGGAGATCCTCACGTTGTCTCGGTTGAACCTTGTCCGCACCGCTGCCGTCATTGACATAAAAGCGATCCCTGAGTGCCGGGCGCTTGAGGCGAGCGCCGATCCTCTCGTGCTTGGAGCGGCGCTGTCGCTCACCGAGCTCGAGGAGGCGAATCCGTTCCCGTTATTGACAAAAGCGGCCCGAGAAGTCGCCGACCGAACGGCGCGCAACCAAATTACACTCGGCGGCAACATTTGTGGACAAATTTTTTACCGTGAAACCGCACTGCCCCTATTCGTCGCCGAGGCAGATGTCATCGTTGCCGGACCATACGGCATCAGGCAATGCCGCTTCCTTGACTTGTTTCATCAACAGCTGCAGCTGGGCCGCGGTGAATTTGTCGTCCAGTTCAAGGTTGACCGTGCCACCGCCACCCTGCCCCATTTCCATCGCAAGCGCCGCAAACAAGGAGAAGTCGGCTACCCGCTTGTGACGATTGCAGCGCTGAAAAAAGACGAGGCCGTTCGCGTCGCTTTCAGCGGTGTCTGCCCGTTTCCGTTTCGCCTGGCTGAAGTTGAGGCGCACCTCAACGACCGGAGCCGCCCGATTGGCGAACGGATCCAAGCGGCGATCGCCGCCTTCCCGCGCCCGATTTTGCATGATATTGAAGGATCGGCGGACTACCGCCTGTTTGTCGCCGCCCAACTTTTGGAAGATGCGCTTCGCGAGTTAGGGGAAACCATCTAG
- a CDS encoding (2Fe-2S)-binding protein — translation MEETTKRELVLHINGEQRTVVIRQAETLLFVLRDHLGLTGAKPGCLNGDCGACTVLVDGMPIKSCMMLAMETVGKPITTIEGLDDAPIQHAFVRHFAFQCGYCTPGFIMNAQALIERHPDADDAMIQEWLESNICRCTSYQEIEAAIKEVLEAKKQA, via the coding sequence ATGGAAGAAACAACAAAGCGGGAGCTTGTGTTGCACATTAACGGGGAGCAACGAACCGTCGTCATCCGCCAAGCCGAGACGCTGCTGTTTGTTTTGCGCGATCATCTTGGGCTGACCGGCGCCAAACCGGGTTGTCTAAACGGTGACTGCGGAGCCTGCACCGTCTTAGTCGATGGCATGCCGATCAAGTCATGCATGATGCTCGCGATGGAAACGGTCGGCAAACCGATCACGACGATCGAAGGGCTGGATGATGCCCCCATACAACACGCTTTCGTCCGCCATTTCGCTTTTCAGTGCGGCTATTGCACACCGGGCTTCATCATGAACGCTCAGGCGCTCATCGAGCGGCATCCGGATGCCGATGACGCGATGATTCAAGAATGGCTCGAATCGAACATTTGCCGCTGCACAAGCTATCAAGAAATTGAAGCAGCAATCAAAGAAGTGCTTGAAGCTAAAAAACAAGCATGA
- a CDS encoding MFS transporter, with amino-acid sequence MAKTAQISLLRRSVYHRGATHWQVEMLFTAYIFTMAVMMIPVGLVVSRVGDKQMMVIGLGLVTIFSLLCGFAANIPQLSLFRAGWGLGNATFFATAMTLLIALTPQASTAVGLYEAAIGLGMAGGPLIGGLLGQHSWHYPFLGTSVLIFIAFLLVALFVYDPNKGKPKKAAGWQEMRRLLAFPPFLKGAVGGMLYYYGFFVVLAYSPLIIRLSAIQIGLVFFGWGLCLAYGSAVLAHRLEESHEPKHLLPYSLLLFAVLLLLLAVAQPTWLMIVLIILSGLVSGVNNALFTSYVMETSPYERGVTSGMYNFVRWLGAAIAPVLSGVIGHAISAKAPFMVAMALALIAFLFLAWRKRETSATKTA; translated from the coding sequence TTGGCCAAGACAGCTCAGATTTCGCTCCTCCGTAGGAGCGTTTATCATCGCGGCGCAACCCATTGGCAAGTGGAAATGCTGTTTACCGCCTACATTTTTACGATGGCCGTCATGATGATTCCGGTTGGCCTCGTCGTCAGCCGCGTCGGCGATAAACAAATGATGGTGATCGGACTTGGCCTTGTCACGATTTTCTCATTATTGTGCGGCTTTGCGGCGAATATCCCGCAATTATCCCTCTTCCGCGCCGGGTGGGGGCTTGGCAATGCCACGTTTTTTGCGACCGCCATGACCTTGTTAATCGCCTTAACACCGCAGGCGAGCACGGCTGTCGGCTTGTATGAGGCGGCGATCGGCCTCGGGATGGCCGGCGGCCCGCTCATCGGGGGGCTGCTTGGCCAACATTCATGGCACTACCCGTTTCTCGGCACGAGCGTGCTCATTTTTATCGCCTTTTTGCTTGTCGCCTTGTTTGTGTACGATCCGAATAAAGGAAAACCAAAAAAGGCGGCCGGGTGGCAAGAAATGCGGCGTCTGCTCGCCTTTCCGCCGTTTTTGAAAGGGGCGGTGGGCGGCATGCTTTACTATTACGGCTTTTTCGTTGTCCTAGCCTATTCGCCGCTCATCATTCGCTTATCCGCCATTCAAATCGGCCTCGTCTTCTTCGGCTGGGGGCTTTGCCTCGCCTACGGTTCGGCGGTGCTGGCTCATCGGCTGGAGGAAAGCCATGAACCGAAACATCTATTGCCGTACAGCTTATTGCTGTTTGCGGTGTTGCTGCTGCTGTTGGCCGTCGCTCAGCCAACTTGGTTGATGATCGTCTTGATCATTTTGTCAGGTCTTGTATCCGGCGTAAACAACGCCTTGTTCACAAGCTACGTGATGGAAACATCGCCGTATGAACGCGGCGTCACTTCCGGCATGTACAACTTCGTCCGCTGGCTCGGAGCGGCCATCGCCCCCGTGCTGTCCGGCGTCATCGGCCATGCCATTTCCGCGAAAGCGCCGTTTATGGTGGCCATGGCGCTGGCGCTCATCGCCTTCCTGTTCCTTGCCTGGCGCAAGCGGGAGACTTCGGCAACCAAAACGGCATAA
- a CDS encoding saccharopine dehydrogenase family protein has product MKVLVLGAGLMGKEAARDLVQSPDVEAVTLADVDLAKAEQTVRQLHSEKLAAVRVDAGDQQQLSACMKGHDVVVNALFYQFNETVAKTAIAAGVHSVDLGGHIGHITDRVLELHEQAQAAGVTIIPDLGVAPGMINILSGYGASQLDEVESILLYVGGIPVRPEPPLEYNHVFSLEGLLDHYTDPALIIRNGQKQEVPSLSEVEPIYFDRFGPLEAFHTSGGTSTLSRSFPNLKRLEYKTIRYRGHAEKCKLLVDLNLTRNDVEVEVNGCKVKPRDVLLSVLKPLLDLKGKDDVVLLRVIVGGRKDGKETVLEYETVTFNDRENKVTAMARTTAYTISAVAQLIGRGVITKRGVYPPEQIVPGDVYMDEMKKRGVLISEKRTVHS; this is encoded by the coding sequence ATGAAAGTGCTTGTGCTTGGAGCGGGGTTGATGGGCAAAGAAGCAGCGCGCGATTTAGTGCAAAGCCCAGACGTTGAGGCGGTGACGTTGGCTGATGTTGATTTAGCTAAGGCAGAGCAGACGGTGCGGCAGCTTCATTCCGAGAAGCTTGCCGCCGTGCGGGTGGACGCTGGCGATCAACAGCAGCTGTCGGCTTGCATGAAAGGGCACGATGTGGTGGTCAATGCCTTGTTTTACCAATTTAACGAAACGGTGGCGAAAACGGCCATTGCAGCTGGCGTCCATTCTGTCGATTTAGGCGGCCATATCGGCCATATCACCGACCGGGTGCTTGAGCTGCATGAACAAGCCCAAGCTGCTGGTGTGACCATCATCCCTGACCTTGGCGTCGCACCGGGAATGATCAACATTTTATCCGGTTATGGGGCGAGTCAACTCGATGAGGTGGAATCCATCTTGTTGTATGTTGGCGGCATTCCCGTCCGTCCTGAACCGCCGCTGGAGTACAACCATGTGTTTTCACTCGAGGGGCTGCTTGACCATTACACGGATCCAGCCTTGATTATCCGCAACGGCCAAAAGCAGGAAGTGCCGTCCCTTTCGGAAGTCGAGCCGATTTATTTCGACCGGTTCGGGCCGCTTGAAGCGTTTCACACCTCAGGCGGGACGTCGACGCTCTCGCGTTCGTTTCCGAACTTGAAGCGGCTCGAGTACAAAACGATCCGCTACCGCGGCCATGCAGAAAAATGCAAGCTGCTTGTCGATTTGAACTTGACGCGCAACGATGTAGAAGTCGAGGTCAATGGATGCAAAGTCAAGCCGCGCGACGTGCTGCTTTCCGTCCTAAAGCCGCTTCTTGATTTGAAAGGAAAAGATGATGTGGTGTTGCTCCGAGTCATCGTCGGCGGTCGGAAAGACGGAAAGGAAACAGTGCTTGAATACGAAACCGTCACGTTCAATGACCGCGAAAACAAGGTGACGGCGATGGCGCGCACGACGGCTTACACCATTTCCGCTGTCGCTCAGCTCATCGGCCGCGGGGTGATTACAAAGCGCGGCGTCTATCCGCCGGAGCAAATCGTTCCGGGGGATGTGTATATGGACGAGATGAAAAAACGCGGCGTCCTCATCAGCGAGAAGCGGACGGTTCATAGCTGA
- a CDS encoding aldehyde dehydrogenase family protein, whose protein sequence is MKIQNYINGEWKEPSTGQFAPVINPATGETIAEVAMSGPNDIDEAVQAAKEAQKRWALVPAPKRAEVLYRVGMLLKERKEQLARLLTMEMGKVIEEARGEVQEGIDMAFYMAGEGRRLFGDTTPSELKDKFAMSVRVPVGVVGIITPWNFPIAIATWKSFPAIVAGNAVVWKPAPETPIMAQELARIFEEAGLPPGVFHVVHGDGPTAGNALVEHPDVKVISFTGSNEVGRMIAEKCGRLLKKVSLEMGGKNAVIVMDDADLTLAVDGIIWSAFGTSGQRCTACSRVIVHERVKQELERRLLEAVKTLRIGNGLDETVKVGPVIHEEALQKIDRYVRIGVEEGAKLLVGGYILREGDYAHGFYYAPTIFTDVTPNMRIAREEIFGPVVSIISVRSLDEAIAVNNSVDYGLSSAIFTRDVNNVFRAMRDLDTGIVYVNAGTTGAEIHLPFGGTKGTGNGHRDSGVAALDVFTEWRSIYVDFSGRLQRAQIDTGD, encoded by the coding sequence GTGAAAATCCAAAATTATATCAATGGAGAATGGAAGGAGCCAAGCACCGGGCAATTTGCGCCGGTGATCAATCCGGCGACAGGGGAAACGATTGCCGAGGTGGCGATGTCTGGTCCAAACGATATCGATGAAGCGGTTCAGGCAGCCAAAGAAGCGCAAAAACGGTGGGCGCTCGTGCCGGCGCCAAAACGCGCGGAAGTTTTATATAGAGTCGGGATGTTGCTAAAGGAGCGGAAAGAACAGTTGGCTCGGCTGTTGACGATGGAAATGGGCAAAGTGATTGAGGAAGCGCGCGGCGAAGTGCAGGAAGGCATTGATATGGCGTTTTACATGGCTGGGGAAGGCCGCCGACTGTTTGGTGATACGACGCCGTCTGAACTGAAGGACAAATTTGCCATGAGCGTCCGCGTGCCGGTTGGAGTGGTCGGCATCATCACACCATGGAATTTCCCTATTGCCATCGCCACTTGGAAATCATTCCCGGCGATTGTTGCCGGCAATGCGGTCGTGTGGAAGCCGGCTCCCGAGACGCCGATCATGGCGCAGGAGTTGGCTCGCATTTTTGAAGAAGCGGGCTTGCCGCCGGGAGTGTTTCATGTTGTCCATGGCGACGGGCCGACAGCTGGCAATGCGCTCGTCGAACATCCGGATGTCAAGGTCATCTCGTTTACCGGATCGAATGAAGTCGGGCGGATGATTGCGGAAAAATGTGGACGGCTGTTGAAAAAAGTTTCGCTTGAAATGGGAGGAAAAAACGCTGTCATTGTGATGGATGATGCTGATTTGACATTGGCGGTGGACGGCATCATCTGGAGTGCATTCGGTACATCAGGCCAGCGGTGCACGGCGTGCAGCCGGGTCATTGTCCATGAGCGGGTGAAACAGGAGCTTGAACGGCGTCTGCTTGAAGCCGTGAAAACATTGAGAATTGGCAACGGGCTCGATGAAACGGTCAAAGTCGGACCCGTCATCCACGAAGAGGCGCTGCAAAAAATTGACCGCTACGTGCGTATTGGCGTAGAAGAAGGAGCGAAGCTGCTTGTGGGCGGTTATATATTGCGTGAAGGCGACTATGCGCACGGCTTTTACTACGCACCGACGATTTTCACCGATGTCACGCCGAATATGCGCATCGCCCGCGAAGAAATTTTTGGCCCGGTCGTGTCGATCATTTCCGTCCGCAGTTTGGACGAAGCGATCGCCGTCAACAACAGCGTCGATTATGGGCTGTCAAGCGCGATTTTCACACGCGATGTTAATAACGTGTTTCGAGCGATGCGCGATTTGGACACCGGCATTGTGTATGTCAACGCCGGCACAACGGGAGCGGAAATTCATTTGCCGTTTGGCGGCACGAAAGGGACGGGCAACGGCCATCGCGACTCCGGCGTCGCTGCGCTTGACGTATTCACCGAATGGCGGAGCATTTATGTCGATTTCAGCGGCAGGCTGCAGCGGGCGCAAATCGATACTGGAGATTGA
- a CDS encoding thiamine pyrophosphate-binding protein produces the protein MKRTIHHIRVAQAIVECLKQEQIRHVFGVPGESYLPLLDAIYDEPSIEFISTRHEGGASFMAEGYAKASRKCGVVLATRAVGGANLAIGVHTARQDSTPMVVFLGQVNSRFLGREGFQEVDMEAFFRPIAKWAVEIHEAERVPELVQRAFRMAKTGRPGPVVVSLPEDLFSKTITEAVLAETHAPKPAPRQEDIRNIQERLERAQRPLVIAGGGVKWSGAEPLLRLWAEKYSLPVMAAFRRHDVFPHNHPCYVGHLGLGAPKEVMETAEQADVVIALGTRLSEVTTQDYRLLSPTQTLIHIDIDSDGFGKVYAPDIAVWADCREALSRLLDLAVRPSWQEWVAERRKRYEQTAALPLEKRNLHEAVMASLGRHLPKNAVITNDAGNFAGWLHAFFPFGDGHTYIGPTSGAMGYGMPAAIGAKLAFPDRTVVSLSGDGGFMMTVQELETAARYDIPIISIVFNNHMYGTIRMHQELQFPGRVIGTDLGRVSFARLAECLNSRGFQVQTEQQFTEALLLAFEAKKPTVIEVLTDPDHISVAATIQDLRAKRKS, from the coding sequence ATGAAGCGAACGATACATCACATCAGGGTGGCTCAAGCCATCGTTGAATGTCTAAAACAGGAACAGATCCGTCATGTGTTTGGTGTGCCGGGGGAAAGTTATTTGCCGTTGCTTGATGCCATCTACGATGAGCCGTCCATCGAATTCATCTCCACCCGCCATGAGGGGGGAGCCTCGTTTATGGCGGAAGGATATGCGAAAGCGTCACGGAAGTGCGGCGTCGTGCTGGCCACACGAGCGGTTGGTGGGGCGAACTTGGCGATCGGCGTCCATACCGCGAGGCAAGATTCCACTCCGATGGTCGTGTTTTTGGGGCAAGTGAACAGCCGCTTCCTAGGGCGTGAAGGATTTCAGGAAGTCGATATGGAAGCGTTTTTTCGACCGATCGCAAAATGGGCGGTTGAAATTCACGAAGCCGAGCGGGTGCCCGAGCTGGTGCAACGGGCGTTTCGCATGGCGAAAACAGGACGGCCCGGCCCCGTCGTCGTTTCACTGCCAGAAGATCTATTTTCCAAAACGATAACGGAAGCGGTGCTGGCCGAGACCCATGCACCGAAACCGGCTCCAAGGCAAGAAGATATACGGAACATCCAAGAGCGCCTTGAGCGCGCCCAACGGCCGCTCGTGATTGCCGGCGGCGGTGTCAAATGGTCGGGGGCGGAGCCGTTGCTGCGCTTGTGGGCGGAAAAGTATTCACTTCCGGTGATGGCGGCGTTCCGGAGGCATGATGTGTTTCCCCACAACCATCCGTGCTATGTCGGCCACCTAGGCCTAGGGGCGCCGAAAGAGGTCATGGAAACGGCCGAGCAGGCCGATGTGGTGATTGCGTTGGGGACGCGGCTGTCGGAAGTGACGACGCAAGATTACCGTTTGCTATCTCCAACGCAGACGCTGATTCATATCGATATCGACAGCGATGGGTTCGGAAAAGTGTATGCACCGGATATCGCGGTTTGGGCTGATTGTCGGGAAGCGCTGTCCCGTTTGCTCGATCTCGCGGTGCGGCCGTCTTGGCAAGAATGGGTGGCTGAACGGAGGAAACGGTACGAACAAACGGCCGCGTTGCCGCTTGAAAAACGAAATCTTCATGAAGCGGTCATGGCGAGTTTAGGGCGTCATTTGCCGAAAAATGCGGTCATTACGAACGATGCCGGGAATTTCGCCGGTTGGCTTCATGCCTTTTTCCCGTTTGGGGATGGACACACGTACATCGGTCCGACGTCTGGAGCGATGGGATATGGCATGCCGGCTGCCATTGGCGCCAAACTGGCCTTTCCTGACCGGACTGTCGTTTCTTTATCCGGGGACGGCGGTTTTATGATGACGGTGCAGGAGTTGGAAACAGCCGCACGATACGATATTCCGATCATCAGCATTGTGTTTAACAATCATATGTACGGCACCATCCGCATGCATCAAGAACTGCAGTTTCCGGGGCGGGTCATCGGCACCGATTTAGGCCGCGTGTCGTTTGCCCGGTTGGCAGAATGCTTGAACAGCCGCGGATTCCAAGTGCAGACGGAACAACAGTTCACGGAAGCGCTTCTGTTGGCGTTTGAAGCCAAGAAGCCGACGGTGATTGAAGTGTTGACCGATCCGGACCACATTTCGGTGGCGGCAACGATCCAAGACTTGCGGGCCAAGAGGAAGTCCTGA
- a CDS encoding aminotransferase class I/II-fold pyridoxal phosphate-dependent enzyme, with amino-acid sequence MNTFSDIVQTMPPYLFSRFQKKKEELLKLGVDVIDLGIGAPDLPPPSFVIETLKEALDVPEHYTYSPYGGCREYREAVARFYEREYGVKLDPETEVLALIGSKEGIVHLLQAVLNPGELALVPDPGYPVYRTAVHFARGQSLSLPLDAQHGYIPRFDALPSSVYDQAKIMFLNYPSNPTAATADLDVFAEAVSLARQHQMFIAHDAAYSFVTFAGFQAPSILQVDGAKEVAVEFGSLSKSYNMAGCRIGYVVGNRDMIRALSVIKSNTDTCQFIPIQKAAVAALTNGRTFIRENSRIYEQRMNMMVEKLRELGIDVQRPKATFFLWVPVCDGYSSEQFAAKLLEEAGVIVTPGTAFGSAGEGYVRVSLSAPMERLQQAVERWKHVDWGESAP; translated from the coding sequence TTGAACACATTTTCCGATATTGTGCAGACGATGCCGCCATATTTGTTCTCCCGATTTCAGAAGAAAAAAGAAGAACTGCTAAAGCTCGGGGTCGATGTCATTGATTTAGGGATCGGCGCCCCCGATTTGCCGCCTCCTTCCTTTGTCATCGAAACATTGAAAGAAGCGCTTGATGTACCGGAGCACTATACGTATTCGCCATATGGCGGCTGCAGGGAGTACCGGGAAGCGGTCGCGCGTTTTTATGAACGGGAATATGGCGTCAAGCTCGATCCGGAGACCGAGGTGTTGGCGTTAATCGGCTCAAAAGAAGGAATCGTCCATTTGCTGCAAGCCGTTCTCAATCCCGGCGAGCTCGCCTTAGTGCCTGATCCGGGCTATCCCGTTTACCGGACGGCTGTCCATTTTGCCCGTGGACAGAGTCTATCGCTTCCGCTCGATGCGCAACATGGTTATATTCCCCGGTTTGATGCGCTTCCTTCGTCTGTTTATGACCAAGCGAAAATCATGTTTCTCAATTATCCGAGCAATCCGACGGCCGCCACTGCTGATTTGGATGTATTTGCCGAAGCCGTTTCACTTGCCCGTCAGCACCAGATGTTCATTGCTCATGATGCGGCCTACTCGTTCGTGACGTTTGCCGGTTTTCAGGCACCGAGCATTTTGCAGGTGGACGGGGCAAAGGAAGTGGCGGTGGAATTTGGATCGTTGTCCAAAAGCTATAACATGGCCGGTTGCCGCATCGGATATGTGGTCGGAAATCGTGACATGATTCGAGCGCTTTCGGTGATCAAAAGCAACACAGACACATGTCAGTTTATTCCGATTCAGAAAGCAGCGGTGGCTGCTTTGACGAACGGACGGACGTTTATTCGAGAAAATAGCCGCATTTATGAACAACGCATGAATATGATGGTCGAGAAACTCCGAGAATTGGGCATCGACGTGCAGCGTCCGAAAGCGACCTTTTTCTTGTGGGTTCCCGTTTGCGACGGATACTCGTCCGAGCAGTTTGCCGCCAAACTGCTGGAAGAAGCGGGGGTCATTGTAACACCAGGAACAGCGTTTGGATCCGCCGGGGAAGGGTATGTCCGCGTATCGCTGTCAGCGCCGATGGAGCGTCTGCAGCAAGCCGTTGAACGATGGAAGCACGTGGATTGGGGGGAATCGGCGCCATGA
- the thiC gene encoding phosphomethylpyrimidine synthase ThiC — protein MENIRSFMSFPESRKVYIEGSRPDVRVPMREIALSPTKTPQGMVENKPVRVYDTTGPYTDPDFEPDVEKGLPPLRRRWIVERGDVEEMERPSVAIQRPLPFVRRPLRAKTGKTVTQMHYAKRGIITPEMEFVAIREQIDPEIVRQEVAAGRAIIPANINHPESEPMIIGRRFHVKINANIGNSAVSSSIEDEVEKLLWAVRWGADTVMDLSTGKHIHETREYIIRNSPVPVGTVPIYQALEKVGGVPEKLTWDVYRETLIEQAEQGVDYMTIHAGVRLHYIPLTANRTTGIVSRGGSIIAQWCLAHHEENFLYTHFEDICEILKQYDVAISLGDGLRPGSIADANDEAQFAELETLGELTKIAWKHDVQVMIEGPGHIPMHKIRENVEREQEICHGAPFYTLGPLVTDIAPGYDHITSAIGAAIIGAYGTAMLCYVTPKEHLGLPNKEDVRAGVVAYKIAAHAADLAKGHPAAQQRDDALSKARFEFRWNDQFNLSLDPERAREYHDETLPAEAAKTAHFCSMCGPKFCSMNISHELQRKIKEEGMKEKAKQFVQQGSSLYQ, from the coding sequence ATGGAAAACATCCGCTCGTTTATGTCGTTTCCGGAAAGCCGCAAAGTGTACATCGAAGGGTCGCGCCCGGATGTGCGCGTGCCGATGAGAGAGATTGCCTTGTCGCCAACGAAAACGCCACAAGGAATGGTGGAAAACAAACCGGTGCGTGTGTACGATACGACGGGCCCGTATACGGATCCCGATTTTGAACCGGACGTAGAAAAAGGCTTGCCTCCTCTTCGCCGCCGCTGGATTGTCGAGCGCGGGGATGTGGAGGAAATGGAGCGGCCTTCTGTTGCCATCCAACGTCCGCTTCCGTTTGTGCGCCGTCCATTAAGGGCGAAGACTGGAAAAACCGTGACACAAATGCATTACGCCAAACGGGGGATCATTACGCCAGAAATGGAGTTTGTCGCGATTCGTGAACAAATCGATCCAGAAATTGTCCGCCAAGAAGTCGCCGCTGGTCGGGCCATTATTCCAGCCAATATTAACCATCCAGAGAGCGAACCAATGATCATTGGCCGTCGTTTCCATGTAAAAATTAATGCCAATATCGGCAACTCGGCTGTTTCTTCATCGATTGAAGATGAAGTGGAAAAATTGCTTTGGGCGGTGCGTTGGGGCGCCGATACGGTGATGGACTTATCGACAGGCAAACACATTCATGAAACGCGCGAGTACATCATCCGCAATTCGCCGGTCCCAGTGGGAACGGTGCCGATTTATCAGGCGCTCGAAAAGGTAGGAGGGGTGCCGGAGAAGCTGACATGGGACGTGTACCGCGAGACGCTCATCGAGCAAGCCGAGCAAGGAGTTGACTACATGACGATCCACGCCGGCGTGCGTCTTCATTACATTCCGCTCACCGCCAACCGGACGACCGGCATCGTCTCGCGCGGCGGCTCGATCATCGCCCAATGGTGTCTCGCCCACCATGAAGAAAACTTTTTGTATACGCATTTTGAAGACATTTGCGAAATTTTGAAACAATACGATGTCGCGATCTCCCTTGGCGACGGCTTGCGCCCCGGTTCTATCGCCGATGCGAACGATGAGGCCCAATTTGCCGAACTGGAGACGCTCGGCGAGCTGACGAAAATCGCCTGGAAGCATGATGTGCAAGTGATGATCGAAGGGCCAGGACACATTCCGATGCATAAAATTCGCGAAAATGTCGAGCGGGAACAGGAAATTTGCCATGGGGCGCCGTTTTATACGTTAGGGCCGCTGGTCACCGACATCGCACCCGGGTATGACCATATTACATCAGCCATTGGCGCCGCCATCATTGGCGCTTATGGAACGGCGATGCTTTGTTACGTAACGCCTAAAGAACATTTAGGGCTGCCGAATAAAGAGGACGTACGCGCCGGGGTCGTGGCCTATAAAATCGCGGCCCACGCGGCTGATCTGGCGAAAGGGCATCCAGCTGCCCAGCAGCGCGACGATGCGCTCTCGAAGGCGCGCTTTGAATTTCGCTGGAACGATCAGTTCAACTTATCGCTTGATCCGGAACGGGCCCGCGAGTACCATGATGAAACATTGCCGGCTGAGGCGGCGAAGACAGCCCATTTTTGTTCGATGTGCGGACCGAAGTTTTGCTCGATGAACATTTCTCATGAATTGCAACGGAAAATCAAAGAGGAAGGGATGAAAGAAAAAGCGAAACAATTTGTTCAGCAAGGGTCGTCGCTGTATCAATGA